From a region of the Babylonia areolata isolate BAREFJ2019XMU chromosome 25, ASM4173473v1, whole genome shotgun sequence genome:
- the LOC143299557 gene encoding uncharacterized protein LOC143299557: protein MGSWRDKVYFERLAMFKLPSLEHRRKCGDMFDTYKYVHGTYKTDKPQFTLSSNKASRGHSLKLSKVHCRHNIQSVFFAVINTWNGLPEEVVTAPTLAAFKGGLDTHWASIPSLYDPECYH, encoded by the coding sequence ATGGGCTCGTGGAGGGACAAAGTGTACTTTGAGAGGCTGGCCATGTTCAAACTGCCCAGTTTAGAGCACAGAAGGAAATGTGGCGACATGTTCGACACCTATAAGTATGTCCATGGCACATACAAGACGGACAAACCACAGTTCACGCTCTCCAGCAACAAAGCGAGTAGGGGCCACAGCCTGAAATTGAGCAAGGTCCACTGTCGACACAACATTCAGAGTGTCTTCTTCGCGGTCATCAACACCTGGAATGGTCTCCCAGAAGAGGTGGTGACAGCCCCAACACTAGCTGCCTTCAAGGGCGGCTTGGACACTCACTGGGCCAGCATTCCCTCCCTTTATGACCCAGAGTGCTACCATTAG